The DNA region TGACGACGGTGCCGACGGCTATCCCCATGAGCTGATGCACCGTCTTCTTTTCAAAAAAGAAGTGCATCAGGATTCCCACGGCCAAGACCGCCTGGGTTCCCGCGATCAGCAGGCCTACGCCCAAGTTGCCCGCGCCTAAGGGGAGGTAGGAGGCGGCGACGTTGATCACCGCAAGAAACAGGAGGAGGCCGAAGACTTTGACGTACGCAGCAATCTGCTTCCGGGGATCGTGCGATTCTTCGCTCATAAAGGACATCCTATGGGATTGCTTCTTCTAAAGAAGATAGAGGGTGGGGAAGAGAAAGATCCAGACCAGATCCACGAAATGCCAAAAGAGCCCCGCCACCTCCACGCGGTTGGCCAGATGCTCGGGATTGGTACGATAGAGACTAGCACCCGGTCCCCAGAAAT from Methylacidimicrobium sp. AP8 includes:
- a CDS encoding cytochrome C oxidase subunit IV family protein codes for the protein MSEESHDPRKQIAAYVKVFGLLLFLAVINVAASYLPLGAGNLGVGLLIAGTQAVLAVGILMHFFFEKKTVHQLMGIAVGTVVMLLVVFFWCYLDQLNSAK